TCAGCAGGGAGAGCGAACATGAACGTGGGGTAGCTGCCCTCTCTGAGCAGCATCAGCAGCAAGCACACTGCCCTGGCCCGGCCTGCTCTGGGAGGCCTACAACTTTCCACGCTTTCCACCTCAAAGTACCTTGGTGGACCtctccccagcccaagccctcTCTACTTCAGAGATTACAAACCAGCATTCTTTTTCACGTTGGGCTTTACAATTTTCTGAACTGactgccaacatttaaaaatcagcataTTTCACATAAAAACTCAGAGTTCTGGCCtctcaacaaaaaaaaatcaggcaatcTGATACTGCAGGGCCTGCGCTCAGAATGGCTGAGCAACAGCGGCTGCTTTAATGGGGTATGTCTTCTTTTAATTTGCCACAATCCCCACCCAGCCCTGCAGCCCTCCTTTTAGTCATCTGCCTGGCCCCGCAGGCATTTGAGTTTACAACTCTGGCTCTGGTCCTCCCTCTCCTAGGCCCCCAGCCCCGCTGTAGCCTTACTGCCAGCTGCCCCTGGCTGAATCATAGCCTCTCAGTATTAAGAAACCTTAACGGTCATCTCATCCAGTTATCCTTCCGTAACCTAAATCCTTTCTATAGCTTTCAAGGTGACAAGCAGCCATCTAGTCTTTGCTTGAATACCTCCAGCAATAGGGAACTCACTACTCCCCAAGGCCGCCTGATTCTACACTCTCCCCAACATTCTTTTCTCACTTACATTCCCCAGTTCTCGGGCCCTGCCTCTCCTTAGTGGCCGCACTGCCCCCTTGACCTACACCTCTTTGTTACTTGGGCCTCCAGAACCTTCCCGCAGGTCCTCCAACCTCTCTCCACAACCTCTCACTTGCCCGCCAGGTATCTCACACCTGCCAGGCAGGCTGTGCAGACTCCAGCAGCTCAGGTTCTTCCCTGATGAGCTGCCTCACACAACAGGCCTGATCATCACTGGACCCTTCACACCTACCCAGGCTGCTGAGTGAGGGGAGGTAGGGCTGGGACACAGGCAGCCTGATCCGGTCTTCATTTCCCCAGCAAGGGCTAAGGTAATAGGAAGGGGGAGCAGTCCCTGGGGACTACCTACCAGGGGGACAGACCTGGGCCTGAgtgtcccaccccatccccagccatGGTTCCTGGACCCACCAGGTCTATTCAGTCCCCACAGTCATGCTGAGCCCAGTGCATATCTGGGCCCTTGGCAGAGCCCAGCCCCTCTGCAGGGAGGCCCCGGCTTCAGCAACAGGCAGAGCTGGGCTGAGCAAGGAGGCCAGGTAGGGGTCTGGGAACCCTTCCCCCAGTGGTTCTCTCCTGGGCTCTCGTCCAGCCCTTGCCAGCACGGGCCCTGCCATGAGGCAATGTCAGCCCACAGAGCACTGCTCATGGGGCTGCAAGGGCCCGAGGACCCTCCTGAGCCACAGGCTCTGGCTCTTGGCGCAGATGTGGCCTGTGCTAAGCGCCTGATATGGGCCATACAGCCCTTTCTCAGGGTGGTTCCTACCCTGCTTTCCTTTCCCTGGGTGAAGATTCTGCCAGGGCAGACAGGACTGGAGAAACATCCCTCCCCCCGTCCTGCCACAGGCCTAGCAGAGCTGGGAGGTTTCCCATAGATGGAATGGACCCAAATCCCAGAGAGACCTTGGGGCAGGGGTACCGGCAGAGCCAGCAACCCCTCCTCACCCAGCCCTGTGGCGCTTAGATCCTCTGAGCACTGGCCTTCCAGCCACTGGCAGATCCATTAGTTTTAAGTTTTTTCCCAAATACCTTAAATTTCAGTTGTTGAgttaaaaactcaaaattaaaCTCTTCACTGCCTCGTGGTCCAAAGTTAGGGGGGCTTGGCCCAGCGGGAGGGGCAGCATCTTGGGTGGCTGAGCTGGGACACGCTCTTCCCGCTGGCCCCTCACCCTGCCCCATCATCAGCCCCACCTTCCCCAGGAGCGAGGCCGGTTCTGGCAGGCAGATGCTGGCCCCCAGAAGTGGGTGCGGCTGGGGCACTGCCGCCTGCCTCACACCCGGATCTGGTACCCATTGAGGTCTGGCATGGCTTTGGGCTCCGAAGGCTTCTTCTCACCAGAAGGCCTGCAGGGAGGAGAGagcagaggaggggggaggggggagtggccCGTCAGGGAGGTGCGGGAGCAGGGAGCAAGGGGTGGCTGCCCCTGCTGGCTCCACCCCTCCCCAGTCTCCAAGGTGTCCCAAAGGAATCGATAGAGCCCCTGCGGAAGTGTGCTTCTGGAGCGCCCACACGCCTTGCTGTCCTGAGTGTGGTCCCTGCGCTCTCTTGCAGGGTACTGCTTTTCACGGAGGTCAGCAATTCCAGCTGCAGTTAAGTAAGAAAGTAATAGTGTAATGCGTTGGTGTCTGTGAGGGGGATCTGTCCTCTCTGAAAGCCTCCTAGGTCAAAGTGAAGGATGCTGGATATTGGAGGTCAGCTTGGCGCCCCTTACACCAGAGAGGTGCTTCCAGAATGATGACATTTAAAGCAAGAGCCAGGCCGATGTGTAGGAGACAAATCTGATGAGGCAGCCTGGTGTCTTAACGGGATGTTTCTGCGATCTAGTTACAGGCAGGAACCACAGACTCACAGGGGCAAAAGTTTCGTCCAAAGCCAGCCACCAGCTGCCATCTGACGTCAGACCTTTTCCAGTGATATTGCCGGAAGGACTCACTGTAGGCAGGGCCCCGCCCCTTCTACCCTCCCTCCCACAGAGCCCATTCTGCCGCTGGCCTCCAGCCTTCCCTGTGGGTCTCCGGCTTGGCATCTGGGCCCTGCATAGGATGACCAGTGGGCCAGCAATGTCTTCTCTCGAGAAATGGGATTGCATTGCCGCCATatcaacacacaaacaaacacaccatcCCAAGTTCCCTCCAGCAGAGGCAAAACAGAGAAAGGTGAGAAAGAGAAGAGGTGGGGGAAGAACAGAGGGATCTGGAAGATGAGAAGGACGGAAAACGCCTTTTGctgtctccccagccccccacccaagGCGAAACCCTTTTCTCACCGCCTTTCACTGCGGCTGTTCCTGCGGTGGGGGCTAGACTGGCCCCGCTGTGGGGAGGACACATCCTTCTTGCGGTCCTTGGTGGGGGAGGAAGGGCCAGTCCCTTTGCCAATCTTGgtgggaaggaagaaacaaacacTCATTCCAGGACTGCCCCAGAGCCTGTCCTGCCCGGCAGGAGCCACAAGCCCCAAAGCTGCCCTGGGCGGGGCCCAGGAAGCCTCAAGCCATGCTCTGCCCTCTCAGGGTCTTCCCAAACCTGTTTCCCAGGCACTAAAACTGCCAGGGCAGTGGTTCCACAGCAGGGCTGCCTAATCTCTGTTGGCCCCTGAAATAGTAAGGATATGGGTGGAAGTTACTGAGGGTTCATGGTGGCCCTTGAGAAAAGGGCTATTTACCCATGCCAGGTAGATGTGCTGGCTGGGGAAACAGCCCATGTCTGAGCTTTGGGCTGGGATCCTACCAGCCCCAAGGATGACACTGGTTATCTCGAGTCAATCAGAAGTTCAGACTAGCAGCTATATctctgattaagaaaaaaatgagaaaagcaagtgAATTTATGCAGCACTGTCCGTTTGACCTGAATTTTCAAAACCTGGGGTATACGGGAGGGGTACTGGAAGGGGGCAAATAACATGGGAAGTGCACAGCACCAAACAGATTGGGAAACACAGCACGAAAAACTAGGTAATAGTGCCTCCAACCCTAGATCCAACCTGCTCCCCTGAAGATGCAGTAACACTCCAGCAGCTGGGCACCCAGAGCTCTGCAGGAGAAGACCAGGGGAGGACCAGCTCAGGAGGGGAAGAGGGCAGCCCCTGAAAGCGGCAGGGTCAACTATAGCCCGCTTCTGCCCTGGGGAAGGCACTGTTGCCCCACGGTCTTGGCCTAGGGGCTGGCTGTCGGGGCAGGGCAGCCTTATCTCTGCCGCATCCCCGCTGGGACACCAGAAAGCACCTGTGATATGCCTGGGTTCCCCATCTGGAGACTGAGCCCCAGTCCCATCTGCCTCCCACAGCCTGCGAGCAAGTCTCTAGGCTGCCCACACCTCACTTCCTTACCCTGAAAAGGGAGCACCCACCGCTGCCCTCCAGGCGTTTTGGGGAGCAGCAGTGGATGCAAAAGTGCCACAGTCATGGCTGCGGCCCCAGGCTACCCGGAGGGGCAGCGCACAGGGCTGCATGACTGGGCAATGGGGACAGGCTGGCAGGCCCCAGAGGAGGCACCCCCATACATGAGAAACCAGGGAGAGGCCAAGATTTTGCTCACCTGTACGGCTCTGGGGGCCAACTCCTCAGCAGCTCAGCCCGACTACTTCTGGGTagagcagcccctccccctcctccaagacccctgcTCAGTGGGTGTGGGAAAGCGGGAGAAGGGACCacccctccttgtgtcctcacagtCTGAACCTCCTCCTTTTTCTGACTTCCTCCTAGCCCTTCACTGGGGCTAGGGGTCAAGAGTCAGGATGCACGGGGGTGATGGCAGCTGCTGCCCACCCCACACTACCATTCCCTCCAGACAGGCCATGATTTCCCTCCAGTCCTGACGCACAGCCCCCTCCACCTGGCCTGTGGcacccctgccctcctccacGTGCTCAAACCCGCCTCGTCTGCTGCCCCCTCCAGAgcctcccctggcctgctcacgGGAGGGGGCTGCCTCATGGATAACGACCTTTGAGCAAAGCCCGGAAACTTCTCCCCCTCATCTCCCTTAATCCTGACACCACCTCtgctggggcgggggcggggggacaggggaggagggagggggcttccctggaagAGCGACCCGCTAGGAAGCGGCAGTCCTTCCGTCTCCACCCCTGCCGGCGCCTGGATGCTCACGCCCCTGGACGCCCCTGGACGCTCGCGGGCGGGGCGGCCGCACACACGGACCTTGAGCCGCATGTCGCGGGCGTGCCGCTCCAGCTCCTTGCGGAAGTCCTCgcggcccagcctctccacgtcCAGGATCGAGTGCTTCCATTCGATCTGCTCCACGCTGTGCGGGTCGTGGGACACGCACTGGCCCAGCTTCACCTTCTTCAACACGTGCCAGCAGCGGCTGTAGGCGGCCTCGTAGTCCAGCACGAGCTCGCTGAGCGTGCGGAAGGCCGGGGGCTTGTACATCAGGTCCTCGCGCCGGCTCATGCCCAGCGCCCCATAGCGGCCGCCGAAGTTCACCCCCAGCACGATGTGGCGGAAGTAGTTCCCTGAGAAGTAGGTCTTGAAGCTGATGGGGAAGCGTTCCAGGGTAGGCATGCTGTTGGTGAGGTAACTGGCCGCGCCGCCCCAGCTAAGGAAACAGCCAGGGAGAGGCCCGAGGGCCAGCGCGCAGGGGCGGGACGGGGACGGCCTCCACCCCAACCTGGGAGAGGCTAAGTGAGCGGCCCTGCATCCCAGCTCCTGGGTGCTGGCAACAGGTCTTGCTCATCTCCACTTCCTGTCGTCAGGGTTGGGCCTGGCataagtaggtgctcaataaactcAATCTCTATGGGTCAGGGCACTCAGTGATTACCGGCTGCTGCTATGACGTCAAGCAGGGCTCACCAAATTACACCTTAAGAGTGAGGCCGGCACTCCGAACCGCAGGGCCCTCCGGAGTCCTGGGCTGAAGGAAGGGTAAGAGGGTCCTCTGCCCATCACcccgtctccctctctcctcccgtCAGTCACACAGCCCTCCTCACCTCTACCTTGCCTCTCACACtgtctttctctcacacacacttCCTCACAGATGCACTGACAATCCTGTTCCCTCTGTCTCCACCCCCCTCGCACAGACATACTGCCTGTTGCTCTTCAAATAAAACCAAGCTTGCCCCCGTGGCCTGGGAGGCCGAGAGCCTGGTCCAGCGGCCCGCTGCAACCTCCACGGGGGACCTTCTGCGCCAGCTCTTTCCTCTAGCTGTCCCCTCCACCCCCCGCTGCAGCTGCCAGCTCCTCCTCAGGCCTCAGGCTTGGCCAGCACCGCGGACCTCCCTTTCTAAAGCAAGTCTGCTCTACGTATTTTCCCCACAGCACCTCACCACaatctgtaattatttttcttacttcttgGTTTACTTGCTTATTTTTTGTCTCCCCGACTAGAATGTAATCTTCTGAGAATGGGGACCTTGTCTGTCACGTTCCTTGCTGTATCTCTGGGGCCCAGCACAGAGGTGGGCACGTAACAGTCACTCAAAACTCTTCTTGAACAAACGGGTAGAATGAGATAAACAGGATAAAAGCTTGGAGGAGGAGACCACGGAGACACTGCATCCAGCGTCCTACATGCACCCGCTCATTCAACTGTCCTGACAAACTTGCGGGATGGGACTGCCATCGTCCCCTTCTGCAGAGGAGGACTCCGAGGCTCAGAGACGTTAAGGAACTTGCTCGGCGTCACACAGTGAGGAtgcggcagagccaggattcaggtCCGGGTTGGCCTGACCCCGAAGTCTGTTCTCTCAGTCACCGCGATGCTTACGGAGCCCGACTCCTTGCAAGCGAGTGACTGGGGACACAGATGAGCAAGGCGCAGGCTCAGTGTGCAGCGAGGTTGAGGCCCAGGGACAAACCCAATACAGCGCTCACCGCGTGTGTAGGGGGTGCCCATGGTGATCCTGTGGGGACAGCGGGGAGGGGTCCCCCCAGATGGGGGCTGCTCCTGGTTTCTTCCCGCCTACATACGAGCCAGCAGGTAACCCCTGAAAAGCCTGCAGGACCACGTGATCCCGTCTGGACCAGCTTCTCTATGTGCTCAGGGGGAGGAGAACTGAGTCTCCCTCTTACGATGGGTTGGGAACCTCCACGTTGGTGTGTGGCTCTGAAGGGGTTGCTGGCAGCAGCCTGGAGTTCCTGGGCTGGCCTCACACTCGTCCCAGCAAAGAACCCTTTGGACAGGGCTGTGCTCATGGGGCTCTTTGGTCCACAGAGGACTGCCACAGTAGGGTTAGCTCTGAGGACCCCTCAGGGAGGGGGACCGGGGGGCACCCCTTCAGTGCCTTCACATAGTTTAAGGCAGGTATGCCTACGGGGGTGGGGAGTGTCCCCCTCAGACCACAGTCCTCCTCAAAGAAGCTGTGCTCCTGGCCTTTGACCGGCGTCTTCTCCTCCATGACCTGCCCTAGTGAGTGGACTCCTCCGTCCCATTAGGCACCTGCCGCCTTGCCCTGCTCAGCACAGAGCCAGGTGCCTGCACCAGGAGTGgcaaacagaatatttaaaagcCTTGGTAGGTACAGGAAAGAGGGTGATGTGAGGGGTGGGCAGAGATGGATCGAGATTGGCCTTCAGTTGGTAAAACTGAGTAATGGGCACATGGGTTccattac
This sequence is a window from Mesoplodon densirostris isolate mMesDen1 chromosome 4, mMesDen1 primary haplotype, whole genome shotgun sequence. Protein-coding genes within it:
- the VASH1 gene encoding tubulinyl-Tyr carboxypeptidase 1; its protein translation is MPGGKKVVGGGSSGAAPTAAAVPSGARRLETSEGASAQRDDEPEEEGEEDLRDGGIPFFINRGGLPVDEATWERMWKHVAKIHPDGEKVAQRIRGAMDLPKIPIPSVPTFQPSTPVPERLEAVQRYIRELQYNHTGTQFFEIKKSRPLTGLMDLAKEMTKEALPIKCLEAVILGIYLTNSMPTLERFPISFKTYFSGNYFRHIVLGVNFGGRYGALGMSRREDLMYKPPAFRTLSELVLDYEAAYSRCWHVLKKVKLGQCVSHDPHSVEQIEWKHSILDVERLGREDFRKELERHARDMRLKIGKGTGPSSPTKDRKKDVSSPQRGQSSPHRRNSRSERRPSGEKKPSEPKAMPDLNGYQIRV